Proteins encoded by one window of Simiduia curdlanivorans:
- the bglX gene encoding beta-glucosidase BglX has translation MKTARALLAVLAVSAATLLSASCTNEKPAPQNTPSAALDPRVEEILASLTLEQKIGQLSLRDWGTYETEAAIAAAYVDVKAGRIGGFLNVSFNKLQPNAFSDLQTAAVQESASGIPLLFGQDVIHGYKTIFPIPLGQAASWNPEVVEAGARVAAKEASSAGINWTFAPMIDISRDPRWGRIAETLGEDPHLTSVLGVAMTKGFQTDDPSRPDALAASAKHFAGYGAAEGGRDYNAANIPENLLRDIYLPPFKANVDAGLLTIMSSYNTLNGVPATANQFLLKDILRKEWAFDGFVVSDWNAVLEMIPHGAASDDKHAAQLALDGGVDYEMHTATYQQQLPALVAEGKITEAQIDQAVRHMLKVKLALGLFDNRVAEQKIQPAFLTEEYLDTARAAARESFVLLKNSAATLPLKKQQKIGLVGPLADVPHEQLGTWIYDGDKKDSRSLLPALTEYLGGSENIVFAPTLKNSRDLSSAAFATTLKQIADVDVILYMVGEESILSGEGHSRGDISLPGAQRQLLDALATTGKPIVMVIMAGRPIALEGAENIVDALMMAWHPGTMAGPALVDVLFGDYAPKGRLPLTWPKASGQIPIYYNHLATGRPATDDNYTKIQDIEQGVFQHVPGNSSNLLDYGHLPQFPFGYGLTYGKVNYSDLQISHSQLKRGGNLDISAKVSNAGDYDIEEVVQLYIRDKVATVARPVRELKDFKRVQLAPGESKTVSFSLQASQLAFHNAQMQYLAEPGEFDVWIAPNAEAGLKESFTLTD, from the coding sequence ATGAAAACTGCTAGAGCTCTATTGGCTGTACTAGCCGTCAGTGCCGCGACGCTGCTAAGCGCGTCTTGCACCAATGAAAAACCTGCACCGCAAAATACGCCCAGTGCAGCGCTTGATCCGCGCGTAGAAGAAATTCTCGCATCGCTAACACTGGAACAAAAAATAGGCCAGCTATCGCTGCGCGATTGGGGCACCTATGAAACCGAAGCGGCGATTGCGGCGGCCTATGTAGACGTGAAAGCCGGTCGTATTGGGGGCTTTCTCAACGTCAGTTTCAATAAATTACAACCTAATGCCTTCTCGGATTTACAAACCGCGGCGGTGCAAGAAAGTGCGTCAGGTATTCCGCTGTTATTTGGCCAAGACGTGATTCACGGCTATAAAACTATTTTTCCCATTCCGCTCGGCCAGGCAGCGAGCTGGAACCCAGAGGTTGTTGAAGCCGGTGCACGGGTGGCGGCCAAGGAGGCGTCCAGTGCTGGCATCAATTGGACCTTCGCGCCCATGATCGATATTAGTCGCGACCCGCGCTGGGGCCGCATTGCCGAAACCTTAGGTGAAGACCCGCACCTCACCTCGGTGTTGGGTGTTGCCATGACCAAAGGCTTTCAAACCGATGATCCATCTCGGCCCGATGCCTTGGCCGCGAGTGCAAAACATTTTGCCGGTTATGGCGCGGCCGAAGGTGGGCGCGATTACAACGCGGCTAACATTCCTGAAAATCTTCTGCGCGATATCTACCTTCCGCCTTTTAAAGCCAATGTCGACGCAGGCTTGCTCACCATAATGAGTTCCTACAACACACTCAACGGCGTGCCAGCTACGGCTAATCAATTTTTATTAAAAGATATCTTGCGCAAAGAGTGGGCCTTTGATGGTTTCGTGGTAAGCGATTGGAATGCGGTGTTAGAAATGATTCCCCATGGCGCAGCAAGCGATGACAAGCACGCGGCGCAACTGGCGCTAGACGGCGGCGTGGATTACGAGATGCACACTGCTACCTATCAACAGCAGCTGCCGGCTCTTGTGGCCGAGGGAAAAATTACCGAAGCGCAAATTGATCAAGCCGTGCGCCATATGCTCAAAGTGAAGTTAGCACTGGGCCTATTCGATAATCGCGTCGCCGAGCAAAAAATACAGCCAGCGTTTTTAACGGAAGAGTATCTCGATACCGCCAGAGCGGCAGCGCGAGAATCTTTTGTGCTGCTAAAAAATAGCGCCGCTACCCTGCCATTGAAAAAGCAGCAGAAAATAGGCTTGGTCGGGCCCTTGGCCGATGTGCCGCACGAGCAATTGGGCACTTGGATCTACGATGGCGATAAAAAAGATAGCCGCAGCCTTTTGCCCGCCTTAACAGAGTATTTGGGTGGTTCGGAAAATATTGTGTTCGCGCCGACGTTAAAAAATAGTCGCGATCTTTCCAGCGCAGCATTTGCCACAACGCTAAAGCAAATTGCCGATGTGGATGTCATTCTATACATGGTGGGCGAGGAGTCGATTTTATCCGGTGAAGGCCATAGCCGTGGCGATATCAGTTTACCTGGCGCGCAGCGGCAGCTGCTCGACGCACTGGCCACGACCGGCAAACCCATTGTGATGGTTATCATGGCGGGTCGACCTATCGCCCTAGAAGGTGCAGAAAACATTGTCGACGCGCTGATGATGGCTTGGCACCCGGGTACTATGGCAGGGCCCGCCTTGGTTGACGTTTTATTTGGCGATTACGCACCGAAAGGTCGGCTACCGCTTACCTGGCCAAAGGCCTCCGGCCAGATTCCTATTTATTACAATCATCTTGCCACGGGGCGCCCGGCAACTGACGATAATTACACCAAAATTCAAGACATTGAACAGGGCGTGTTTCAGCATGTGCCTGGCAACTCGTCTAATTTATTGGACTATGGTCACCTACCGCAGTTTCCCTTCGGCTATGGTTTGACCTACGGCAAGGTCAATTACAGCGATTTACAGATTAGTCATTCGCAACTTAAGCGCGGGGGTAATCTTGACATTAGTGCCAAGGTTTCAAATGCCGGCGACTATGACATTGAAGAAGTGGTGCAGTTGTATATTCGCGATAAGGTGGCGACGGTTGCGCGCCCAGTGCGCGAATTAAAAGATTTTAAACGCGTACAGCTGGCGCCGGGCGAGTCGAAAACGGTGTCTTTTAGCCTGCAGGCATCACAACTCGCTTTCCACAATGCGCAGATGCAATATTTGGCTGAGCCGGGTGAGTTTGATGTGTGGATTGCACCTAATGCCGAGGCTGGCTTAAAGGAATCGTTTACCCTTACGGATTAA
- a CDS encoding cellulase family glycosylhydrolase, whose product MNFKLKNTLKNIVNLQPVPTCVALSALLLLPGCGSDKPNPIVPVPPAFEEPKAGTESYSALKAQGTLWQNVEGQKVSLRGINLGNWLSMELWMFDSSEDPLGADIPDQCTLEAVLTDRFGADEKDRIIKLHRDSWLTDADWDAMAEAGFNVVRIPFPYDLIEDEQNPKTLRADAWSYLDAAIAKAKAREMYVVLDLHGAAGRQGTEQHTGCADQNELWDSAVYRDRTVWLWQQIAQKYNGEATVAGYGLLNEPWGTDSETLTEFSLELYKAIREIDQDHIIILAGHNADGISSYGDPLDLGMENVAFDMHFYPGLFGWGNIGYGVHRDWITCGEDGTGGVCDWARLARNVYTPVLVGEMQPWTGLGDMGGEITRASFDKYNELNWAATAWSLKTTSKSGGVGNGQWGLITNNGNQLLAKAQTWSCNNWESSFANACDIPARSTTPFAGEGDKTMYLAIKTGSFNGTDVTYDSIQLTNDATGENIVVNGEFGTDANWNKIQIWGDPHDYDYNYAAGEVAGVDSSPSLRVTAAAGHNTVIYQPVVVEGGQSYTLSGRFKDNGAGGNDMWAEIYLVPEEPQWWNDVDGRALPRVDINNDSIEAIEDFFAAFASMDYLRNEAVMTALTQEQPAQIFTNIPSKASDILVVASDTANDVSWTAATGDVDGYRVYRSTAPRSGFAVIEEVTDTRYSDTDLQPETTYYYYVAAFNSTDEGYASEIAASGPTFYTLPSKIEAENYTAAHPGVKTEGAGDIGGGSNVGSFETGRWVEYEVKVNEAGDFDVDFRLASLVGNVRFSVELDGVVLDTVTVPNTGGWQTYTTVTRSLSLPAGNAKLRLTSLDNQWNLNWIEFRSAD is encoded by the coding sequence ATGAACTTCAAACTGAAAAACACCCTAAAAAATATTGTAAACCTTCAACCTGTGCCGACTTGCGTCGCCTTGTCCGCGCTATTACTGCTGCCCGGTTGTGGCAGCGATAAACCCAACCCAATTGTGCCGGTGCCACCCGCTTTTGAGGAGCCAAAGGCTGGAACCGAAAGTTATTCCGCACTCAAGGCGCAGGGTACCCTGTGGCAAAACGTGGAGGGTCAGAAAGTTTCCCTGCGCGGCATTAACCTGGGCAACTGGTTGTCTATGGAGTTGTGGATGTTCGATTCCAGCGAAGATCCCTTAGGAGCCGATATTCCAGACCAATGCACTTTGGAAGCGGTGTTGACCGACCGCTTTGGCGCCGATGAAAAAGATCGCATCATTAAATTACACCGCGATTCTTGGCTGACCGATGCCGATTGGGATGCGATGGCAGAAGCTGGCTTTAATGTGGTTCGCATTCCTTTCCCTTACGACCTGATCGAAGACGAGCAGAATCCAAAAACCTTGCGCGCCGATGCCTGGAGCTATTTAGATGCGGCAATTGCCAAGGCTAAAGCGCGCGAGATGTACGTTGTGTTGGACTTGCACGGTGCTGCTGGTCGCCAGGGTACAGAGCAACACACCGGTTGCGCCGATCAAAATGAACTCTGGGATAGCGCCGTTTATCGCGATAGAACCGTGTGGCTGTGGCAACAAATTGCGCAGAAATATAATGGCGAAGCCACAGTGGCCGGTTACGGTTTGTTGAATGAACCCTGGGGTACTGACTCGGAAACCTTAACTGAATTTTCGCTAGAGCTGTACAAGGCTATTCGCGAAATCGATCAGGATCACATCATCATTCTTGCTGGTCACAATGCCGATGGCATCTCCAGTTATGGCGATCCACTCGATTTGGGCATGGAGAACGTCGCCTTTGATATGCACTTTTACCCAGGTTTGTTTGGCTGGGGTAACATTGGTTACGGTGTACATCGCGATTGGATTACCTGTGGCGAAGATGGCACCGGCGGCGTGTGTGATTGGGCGCGACTTGCGCGCAACGTCTATACGCCGGTATTGGTTGGCGAAATGCAACCCTGGACCGGCCTCGGCGACATGGGTGGCGAAATTACCCGCGCCAGTTTTGACAAGTACAATGAACTTAACTGGGCGGCTACCGCTTGGTCGTTAAAGACCACGTCTAAATCGGGTGGTGTTGGCAATGGCCAGTGGGGCTTGATAACCAACAATGGCAATCAATTGCTCGCCAAGGCGCAAACCTGGAGTTGCAATAACTGGGAAAGCAGTTTTGCAAACGCCTGCGATATTCCCGCGCGCAGTACCACGCCCTTCGCCGGTGAAGGCGACAAGACCATGTACTTAGCCATCAAAACCGGTTCCTTTAATGGCACCGATGTTACCTACGACAGCATTCAATTAACTAACGATGCCACGGGTGAAAACATAGTTGTCAACGGCGAGTTTGGCACCGATGCGAACTGGAACAAAATCCAAATCTGGGGCGACCCGCACGATTACGATTACAACTACGCGGCCGGTGAAGTGGCCGGCGTTGATAGCTCGCCAAGTTTACGGGTAACAGCAGCCGCGGGGCATAACACGGTAATTTATCAACCCGTGGTGGTTGAAGGTGGTCAGTCTTACACCCTATCGGGCCGGTTTAAAGATAACGGCGCTGGTGGCAACGACATGTGGGCCGAAATTTATCTGGTGCCCGAAGAGCCGCAGTGGTGGAACGATGTGGATGGCCGCGCGCTGCCGCGGGTTGATATCAACAACGACAGCATCGAAGCCATCGAAGATTTCTTCGCCGCCTTTGCCAGCATGGATTACCTGCGCAACGAAGCGGTGATGACGGCGTTAACACAAGAGCAACCGGCGCAAATTTTTACCAACATTCCGTCCAAGGCAAGCGACATACTTGTTGTGGCATCCGACACGGCCAATGATGTGTCTTGGACTGCGGCAACGGGCGATGTCGATGGCTATCGCGTTTACCGCTCAACCGCTCCGCGCTCGGGTTTTGCGGTTATCGAAGAAGTCACTGACACCCGCTACAGCGATACTGATCTGCAACCGGAAACTACTTATTACTACTATGTTGCTGCGTTCAATAGCACCGATGAAGGTTATGCCAGTGAGATTGCCGCAAGCGGTCCTACTTTCTATACCCTGCCAAGCAAAATTGAAGCAGAAAACTATACCGCCGCGCACCCAGGAGTAAAAACCGAAGGCGCTGGTGATATTGGTGGTGGCTCCAACGTCGGCAGCTTTGAAACCGGCCGTTGGGTCGAATACGAAGTGAAGGTAAATGAAGCCGGTGATTTTGATGTGGATTTCCGCTTAGCCAGTTTAGTGGGCAATGTTCGCTTTTCCGTCGAACTTGACGGTGTGGTATTAGACACAGTGACAGTGCCCAACACCGGCGGTTGGCAAACCTACACCACGGTGACTCGCAGCCTTAGCTTGCCGGCTGGCAATGCCAAGTTGCGTTTAACCTCGCTCGACAATCAGTGGAACTTAAATTGGATTGAGTTTCGCAGCGCCGACTAA
- a CDS encoding TonB-dependent receptor — protein MSKKHPTSLAIAGLLAVAGHSSSMAQEASVGLEEIVVTAERRAASLQSTAIAVTAMSQETLIENDILNVTGLTGFVPNLVVSGQEDQSDIKIYIRGVGTNNPTETGDQGVGVYVDGVFAARAQGALALMYDLENVQVLRGPQGTLFGRNNTGGAMLLTTKRPGKELEGDFQMTYGSYNRQQVSGAVTLPVSEQFSVRVAAYSDQDDGWVKPIDTDPRGLDGQWSGPTTLRTADNVGMKLNNTDVRSARLTGLWDISENLQWLMSFETFADQGNTGVLLNPVEVEKGNYSAFIDSPVALDMQSDVVRSTISYDITDGINVEYIYGGSNLSREQVVDQDAGVLSMFQEARTEYQDSTAASHELKLQNTAGDMFDWTVGLYYFEEETAIRFDFDGDGPWLNRRGATFIQPARGSESQAAYGQLTYHVTDALSLTGGLRYTDDLKYDRGGRNYGDDCDGYIRPTLGGSALVTFEDFLNNRTGAEGADGLDDLTGLERTRGSCKADKRNDVEVDDSQVTYLVRASYEWDDQLAYVSVGSGYRAGVIQDGGAATNPENSTSYEVGYKVDFEKVRFNAAAFFMQYDDLIRSGYDEEENQIVNSNVAGAEISGLEVELTWLVGDAGVVDFSAGYLDAVYTDYIVDNGGYGDNNTPVLDENGEPTGLYDLAGNHLPQSPEFNFNFGFHWDFQMAKGTLTPRINVRYLDDVYFRDQNENSAPVNNVINNVQQTGIAYGNPAGQDAHTKVNLGLMYDSGENWHVDVFVNNATDEMTKSSSSVDNNTAAGFPGRYSAPRTVGVRFGASF, from the coding sequence TTGTCTAAAAAGCACCCCACTTCCCTCGCCATTGCCGGCTTGCTGGCAGTGGCTGGGCACTCGTCATCGATGGCGCAAGAAGCGTCCGTTGGGCTGGAAGAAATTGTGGTAACCGCAGAGCGGCGCGCGGCGTCTTTGCAAAGCACCGCCATTGCAGTAACGGCGATGAGCCAGGAAACGCTGATCGAAAACGATATCTTAAACGTTACAGGTTTAACGGGTTTTGTGCCGAACTTGGTGGTGTCGGGGCAAGAAGATCAATCCGATATCAAAATTTATATTCGCGGCGTGGGCACCAATAACCCAACGGAAACCGGCGACCAGGGTGTTGGCGTTTACGTAGATGGCGTGTTCGCCGCACGTGCGCAGGGCGCGTTGGCGCTGATGTACGATTTGGAAAACGTGCAGGTTTTGCGCGGTCCGCAAGGTACCTTGTTTGGCCGCAACAATACCGGTGGCGCCATGTTGCTAACCACTAAACGGCCCGGTAAGGAATTGGAAGGCGACTTCCAAATGACCTACGGCAGCTACAATCGGCAGCAGGTTTCGGGTGCCGTAACTCTGCCGGTTAGCGAGCAATTTTCCGTGCGCGTGGCAGCCTATTCGGATCAAGACGACGGCTGGGTAAAGCCAATTGATACCGATCCGCGCGGTTTAGATGGCCAGTGGTCTGGCCCCACAACACTGCGCACCGCCGACAACGTGGGCATGAAATTAAATAACACCGACGTGCGCTCGGCGCGTTTGACCGGCCTGTGGGATATTAGCGAAAACTTGCAGTGGCTGATGTCGTTTGAGACCTTCGCCGACCAAGGTAACACCGGTGTTTTGTTAAACCCAGTTGAAGTGGAAAAAGGCAACTACAGCGCCTTCATCGATTCGCCGGTGGCCTTAGATATGCAAAGCGACGTGGTGCGCTCGACAATCAGTTACGACATTACCGATGGCATAAATGTCGAGTACATTTACGGTGGCAGCAACTTAAGTCGCGAGCAAGTGGTAGATCAAGATGCCGGCGTGTTGTCTATGTTTCAAGAGGCGCGCACTGAATACCAAGATTCAACCGCGGCGAGCCACGAGTTGAAATTGCAAAACACCGCTGGCGATATGTTCGACTGGACCGTTGGCCTCTACTACTTCGAAGAAGAAACCGCGATACGCTTTGACTTCGATGGCGATGGCCCTTGGTTGAATCGCCGCGGTGCAACCTTCATTCAACCGGCCCGTGGCTCTGAGTCCCAAGCGGCTTACGGTCAGCTGACCTATCACGTCACCGACGCTCTATCCCTAACCGGCGGCCTGCGCTACACCGACGACCTCAAGTACGATCGCGGTGGCCGCAATTATGGCGACGATTGCGACGGCTATATTCGTCCAACCTTGGGCGGCTCGGCCTTGGTCACCTTCGAAGATTTCTTAAACAATCGCACCGGCGCCGAAGGTGCAGACGGCCTCGATGACTTAACCGGTTTGGAGCGCACACGCGGCAGCTGCAAAGCCGATAAACGCAACGACGTGGAAGTTGACGATAGTCAAGTGACCTATTTAGTGCGCGCCAGCTACGAATGGGATGATCAACTGGCCTATGTCAGTGTCGGCTCTGGTTATCGCGCTGGTGTTATTCAGGATGGTGGCGCTGCCACTAACCCAGAGAACAGCACCAGCTATGAAGTGGGCTATAAAGTTGACTTCGAAAAAGTGCGCTTCAATGCCGCCGCATTTTTCATGCAGTACGACGATTTGATTCGCTCGGGTTACGACGAAGAGGAAAATCAAATTGTTAACTCCAACGTTGCCGGTGCAGAAATTTCCGGCTTGGAGGTGGAGTTGACTTGGTTGGTGGGTGATGCCGGTGTGGTTGATTTCTCGGCTGGCTATCTCGATGCGGTTTACACAGATTACATCGTCGACAACGGTGGCTATGGCGACAACAACACGCCGGTATTAGATGAAAATGGCGAACCCACAGGTTTGTATGACTTGGCTGGTAATCACCTGCCCCAATCTCCGGAGTTTAATTTCAACTTTGGCTTCCATTGGGATTTCCAAATGGCCAAGGGCACGCTGACACCGCGTATTAATGTGCGCTATTTAGATGATGTGTATTTCCGCGATCAAAACGAAAACAGCGCGCCGGTTAATAATGTGATCAACAACGTACAGCAAACCGGTATTGCTTACGGCAACCCAGCCGGACAGGACGCGCACACTAAGGTCAATTTAGGTTTGATGTATGACTCAGGTGAAAACTGGCATGTCGATGTGTTCGTCAATAATGCAACTGACGAAATGACCAAGTCGAGCTCTTCGGTGGATAACAATACCGCCGCTGGCTTCCCTGGCCGCTATTCGGCGCCGCGTACGGTGGGTGTTCGCTTCGGTGCGAGCTTCTGA
- a CDS encoding helix-turn-helix transcriptional regulator, with the protein MDTVLFNFHDVVLILLSFECLLVAAILSLSQPNRPLSTWFFVGFLLCHSFMALHELIFWGKEFRLWMLDISPNFFFLGSYSYYLDGPLLYLFVRSLLYKDFTLARQNLWHLLPLALYAFLLVITFYSLDFSSRYQLIETQHIAYSSPFLYFDAASKYLRVFYACVGLLMVMNYGRRLQDSVANINRQDLVWLKAMMLTMLLLYGMDALLLSVKLAGLWQQNFNMNLLNDLGVSAYHLNFIAINILVLLKFSRFETVEAIDSPEVHGAEAEDPEELEAIARMEAGMQDPEIYAIANITLDKLASALDITPRKLSGLLKFHYKMNFYEFVNRHRVEQAKIRLADPAQDHKSIIDIFYEVGFNSKSVFNTFFKRMENMTPSQYRDSQRELNAKQGKGIFDH; encoded by the coding sequence ATGGATACAGTTCTGTTTAATTTTCACGATGTGGTGTTGATACTCCTGAGTTTTGAGTGTCTGTTGGTGGCGGCTATTTTGAGCCTGAGCCAGCCCAATCGACCGCTGAGTACCTGGTTTTTTGTGGGTTTTTTGCTGTGCCATAGTTTTATGGCTCTGCACGAGCTTATTTTCTGGGGCAAAGAGTTTAGGTTGTGGATGCTGGACATCTCGCCCAACTTTTTCTTCTTAGGTAGCTACAGCTATTACCTCGATGGCCCGCTGCTTTATCTCTTTGTACGCTCGCTTCTGTATAAAGACTTTACCTTAGCCCGGCAAAATCTTTGGCATCTTCTGCCCTTAGCGCTTTACGCCTTTTTGTTGGTAATAACATTTTATAGCCTTGACTTTAGCTCGCGCTACCAGCTGATTGAAACCCAGCACATTGCCTACTCTTCGCCGTTTCTTTATTTCGACGCGGCGAGTAAATATTTGCGGGTTTTTTATGCCTGCGTGGGCCTGTTGATGGTGATGAACTATGGCCGGCGTCTGCAGGACTCGGTGGCCAATATTAACCGCCAAGACTTGGTGTGGCTCAAGGCGATGATGCTGACCATGCTGTTGCTCTACGGTATGGATGCGTTGCTGCTCTCGGTCAAGCTCGCTGGCCTGTGGCAGCAAAACTTTAACATGAACCTGCTCAATGACTTAGGCGTAAGCGCTTATCACCTGAACTTTATTGCCATTAATATCCTTGTATTGTTGAAGTTTTCTCGCTTTGAAACGGTTGAAGCGATTGATTCTCCGGAAGTTCATGGCGCTGAGGCCGAAGACCCAGAAGAACTGGAGGCCATTGCCCGCATGGAGGCGGGTATGCAAGACCCTGAGATATACGCCATCGCCAATATCACCCTCGACAAACTGGCCAGCGCTTTGGATATCACCCCACGCAAGCTATCCGGCCTATTGAAATTTCATTACAAGATGAACTTCTATGAGTTCGTCAATCGGCACCGGGTAGAGCAGGCCAAGATCCGCCTGGCAGACCCGGCGCAAGACCATAAGTCCATCATCGATATTTTTTATGAGGTGGGTTTTAACTCCAAGTCTGTGTTTAACACCTTCTTTAAGCGCATGGAAAATATGACTCCAAGCCAGTATCGAGACAGCCAGCGGGAGCTAAACGCCAAGCAGGGCAAGGGGATTTTTGATCATTAG
- a CDS encoding LNS2 domain-containing protein, with translation MHYLTSLLTILLCVGCTLTSFPIQQAPNANSKAVVFDIDGTLTPRPMAVFSVREDAASTVQLFSERGYKIIYLSARVALLQRAIPGWLADNGFPEGSIHVPANTEDSGDHAAFKARVLNQYKDRGWLLVAGFGDSATDFEAYAQVGIDASSVFALQRQGEEACLPGVWVTCFSTWSGQRALMETWIRDNQARPALN, from the coding sequence ATGCATTATTTGACTTCATTGTTAACCATACTGTTGTGCGTGGGTTGTACTTTGACATCCTTCCCCATCCAGCAGGCGCCTAATGCTAATAGCAAAGCCGTTGTGTTTGATATTGACGGCACCTTAACGCCAAGACCTATGGCCGTCTTCTCTGTGCGTGAGGATGCGGCCAGTACAGTGCAATTGTTTTCCGAGCGCGGTTATAAAATTATTTATTTGAGTGCTCGGGTTGCGCTATTGCAGCGAGCTATTCCTGGCTGGCTAGCTGACAACGGCTTTCCGGAGGGCAGCATTCATGTGCCAGCAAATACTGAGGATAGCGGTGATCACGCGGCATTTAAGGCGCGCGTACTGAATCAATACAAAGACAGGGGGTGGCTGCTTGTTGCCGGCTTTGGCGATTCAGCCACAGATTTCGAGGCCTATGCCCAGGTGGGTATAGATGCGAGCTCCGTCTTTGCACTGCAGCGTCAAGGTGAGGAAGCGTGTTTACCGGGCGTTTGGGTGACCTGTTTTAGCACTTGGTCTGGGCAGCGAGCGTTGATGGAAACGTGGATTCGAGATAACCAAGCGAGACCAGCCTTAAATTGA
- a CDS encoding DUF6500 family protein — protein MRQELRAKVVAVCNKKIAAKGEGVGVSFYAFFANKNDDPELLMEAATWWIQTHKLDHFVKARKIIDMIDAGM, from the coding sequence ATGAGACAGGAATTGAGAGCGAAGGTTGTTGCGGTTTGCAATAAAAAAATTGCCGCTAAGGGTGAGGGCGTCGGGGTTTCGTTCTATGCGTTTTTCGCCAATAAAAACGATGATCCAGAGTTACTTATGGAAGCTGCCACTTGGTGGATACAAACCCATAAGCTAGATCATTTTGTTAAGGCCCGTAAAATTATCGATATGATCGACGCTGGAATGTAA